In Aridibaculum aurantiacum, the following proteins share a genomic window:
- a CDS encoding zinc-dependent metalloprotease — protein MKKLLLGTALVLATAGTDVLAQQPPAGAASQQKPASDSAKPKKATIAEKVKSSNKVAGLFTVYQDTATGSVHLYVRKDQLGKDYIYQSFSVSGPTSLYLNQSMHRSNAVFKVVKAFDKLEFQQVNTNFYYDPKNAVSKSAGVDIPDAVLLAEKYVAEDENGYLISADGLFLSEKLDPVKPLAAPGVPATAMFNLGSFTPAKSKYYEVRSFPKNTDIIVDLAYDNPAPFNKGGKDITDARYIRVRMQHTFIDIPENGFRPRLDDPRIGYFTSEVNNLTSIESTPYRDPINRWHLVKKDPSAALSEPVEPIVWYIENTTPVEYRQIVKEAGEKWNEAFEKAGFKNAVVMKIMPDDADWNPNDIRYNVIRWVSSANPPYGAIGPSFTNPKTGQILGSDITVEWYSGSSTPLQDELFTAGPSQNTPELHFPGMTHHFHTCTLASELKAQFTTGLTTLEAAGAPEVEIKEMHKQFLYYLILHEMGHTLGLNHNMKSSQMLSPAELNNKAITRVKGLTGSVMDYPAVNVSLDRSKQGDYYTTKPGPYDVWAIQYGYTPTEPEAEEAFRKKILSRSTEPDLAFGNDADDMRSPGKAIDPRVNIGDMSNDAIAFAEERFKLVNNLMPKLKDKYSKTDKSYAELRSRFNNLQGQRNAMIAAVSRYVGGVMIDRSFVGQNTTTKPFTPVPLATQKRAMDVLAKYAFAPNAYEADVPLYPYLQMQRRGFGFFSSTEDAKLTTGYASFGTSALAHILHPATLQRITNSRLYGNQYSVVDVMGDLVKGIFDADIAGNVNINRQYLQTAFVKGATSLLDDKSPVDDISKAGALYTIKKLKTRLTAATAGNEETKAHRANLLFIINKALDTKG, from the coding sequence ATGAAGAAACTATTACTTGGTACCGCACTTGTCTTGGCTACTGCTGGTACTGATGTGTTGGCTCAACAGCCACCTGCCGGTGCTGCCAGCCAGCAAAAGCCAGCTTCCGATTCTGCTAAACCAAAAAAAGCAACCATAGCAGAAAAGGTAAAATCGAGCAATAAGGTTGCAGGACTTTTCACTGTTTACCAGGATACGGCAACAGGCAGCGTTCATCTTTACGTTCGAAAAGATCAACTTGGTAAAGATTACATCTACCAAAGTTTCAGCGTAAGCGGCCCTACAAGTCTCTATCTCAACCAGAGTATGCATCGCTCTAATGCAGTTTTTAAAGTGGTGAAAGCTTTTGACAAACTGGAGTTCCAGCAAGTAAATACTAATTTTTACTACGATCCTAAAAATGCTGTCAGCAAGTCTGCAGGTGTAGATATTCCGGATGCTGTTCTACTTGCTGAAAAATATGTAGCCGAAGATGAGAATGGTTACCTGATAAGTGCTGACGGACTTTTCTTAAGTGAAAAACTTGACCCCGTGAAACCTTTAGCTGCTCCAGGCGTGCCAGCAACAGCAATGTTCAATCTTGGGAGTTTTACGCCTGCTAAATCTAAGTACTACGAGGTGCGTTCGTTTCCTAAGAACACAGACATCATTGTGGATCTTGCCTATGATAATCCTGCACCTTTTAATAAAGGTGGTAAGGATATAACTGACGCCCGGTATATACGCGTAAGAATGCAACACACATTCATAGATATACCTGAGAACGGTTTCAGGCCACGATTGGATGATCCTCGTATTGGTTATTTTACCTCAGAGGTTAATAATTTAACCAGCATAGAGTCTACGCCGTATCGTGATCCAATCAATCGCTGGCACCTAGTAAAGAAAGATCCATCTGCAGCGTTGAGCGAGCCGGTTGAACCAATCGTGTGGTATATTGAAAACACAACACCAGTTGAATATCGCCAGATAGTAAAAGAAGCTGGTGAGAAATGGAACGAAGCTTTTGAGAAAGCAGGTTTTAAAAACGCGGTTGTAATGAAGATCATGCCTGACGATGCAGATTGGAATCCAAATGATATCCGCTACAACGTTATTCGATGGGTATCTTCTGCCAATCCTCCCTATGGAGCAATCGGGCCAAGCTTCACCAATCCTAAGACAGGACAGATACTTGGATCTGACATTACAGTGGAGTGGTACAGCGGCAGCTCAACACCACTACAGGATGAGCTATTTACTGCAGGACCTTCTCAAAATACTCCGGAGCTTCACTTCCCGGGCATGACACATCACTTTCATACTTGCACGCTTGCATCGGAGTTGAAAGCACAATTCACAACAGGTCTTACAACATTGGAAGCGGCTGGTGCACCAGAAGTTGAGATAAAAGAAATGCACAAGCAGTTCCTTTATTACCTGATCCTTCACGAGATGGGGCACACATTAGGACTCAACCACAACATGAAGTCGAGCCAGATGCTGAGCCCTGCGGAGCTGAACAACAAAGCAATTACAAGAGTGAAAGGGTTGACTGGTAGTGTAATGGATTATCCTGCTGTAAACGTAAGTCTAGACAGGAGTAAGCAAGGCGATTACTACACAACCAAACCCGGACCTTATGATGTTTGGGCTATTCAATATGGCTATACACCTACTGAGCCAGAAGCAGAAGAAGCTTTTCGCAAGAAGATTTTAAGCCGCAGCACTGAACCAGATCTTGCATTTGGTAACGATGCAGATGATATGCGTTCACCAGGTAAAGCCATTGATCCTCGGGTGAATATTGGTGATATGAGTAATGACGCTATCGCGTTTGCAGAAGAGCGTTTTAAGCTGGTAAACAACTTGATGCCAAAGCTGAAGGATAAGTACAGCAAAACTGATAAGAGTTATGCAGAACTAAGAAGCCGTTTCAACAATTTGCAGGGACAGCGGAATGCTATGATTGCTGCCGTTAGCAGGTACGTAGGCGGAGTGATGATTGACAGGAGCTTTGTTGGTCAGAACACAACCACTAAACCATTTACCCCTGTTCCTTTGGCTACACAAAAAAGAGCAATGGATGTGTTAGCAAAGTATGCTTTTGCTCCAAATGCCTATGAAGCAGATGTTCCATTGTATCCATACCTGCAAATGCAGCGTCGCGGTTTTGGTTTCTTTAGTTCTACAGAAGATGCCAAGCTTACCACCGGCTATGCGTCTTTCGGCACCTCAGCCCTGGCTCATATATTACATCCTGCAACACTACAGCGTATCACCAATAGCCGCCTGTATGGCAACCAGTATTCTGTTGTAGATGTGATGGGTGATTTGGTTAAAGGAATTTTTGATGCAGACATTGCTGGTAATGTAAACATCAACCGTCAATACCTTCAGACGGCTTTTGTAAAAGGAGCGACTTCCTTACTTGATGATAAGTCACCTGTTGATGATATCAGCAAAGCTGGTGCTCTGTATACCATAAAAAAGTTGAAAACTCGTTTGACTGCAGCTACGGCTGGTAATGAAGAAACGAAAGCACATAGGGCAAACCTGTTGTTCATCATCAACAAGGCGCTCGACACAAAAGGATAG
- the rpsA gene encoding 30S ribosomal protein S1, with the protein MAENEIINQNADGQESTPAAEQATDVTTATTNAPVSEPQQGEEPVAPQTQRPEPVVETAHDDFDWSIDKRNVSTYNKEEREKYDSVYDNTFVQINDGEIIRGTVVGITKTDVVVNIGFKSDGLVSLNEFRDTPGLKTGDEVEVMVVEKEDRQGHLHLSRKSARIFRAWERIVEVHKTGEVITGTVTSKTKGGLIVDVFGMETFLPGSQIDVKPVTDYDQFVGKTMEFKVVKINEAIKNAVVSHKALIESDIEAQRAEIMSKLEKGQVLEGTIKNITDFGAFMDLGGLDGLLYITDISWGRISHPSEVLKLDQRLNVVVLDFDDDKKRISLGLKQLTPHPWDVLPETVTEGQVVKGKVVNIEDYGAFLEIMPGVEGLVHVSEITWANTPINAKEFFKLGDEYEAKIVTLDKDTRKMSLSIKQMSDDPWSTIENKFPEGSKHEGLVKNITPYGVFVELEPGIGGMIHISDLSWLKRYNHPGEFTKVGEKIDIIIMGIDKDNRKLQLGHKQLEEDPWNTLEDTFAIGSLHEGTITRKDDKGATVQLPYGLEGFAPARHLAKEDGKTVGADEHAQFMVIEFDRNEKRIVVSHTRIWEQAKNEEYQAAKKEQRAEAEKTQKAVKNLQTKVEKATLGDLGALASIREKLQQGEENKDEQK; encoded by the coding sequence ATGGCTGAAAATGAAATCATTAACCAAAACGCTGATGGACAGGAGTCTACGCCAGCTGCTGAACAAGCAACTGATGTAACTACAGCGACAACAAATGCACCTGTTAGCGAGCCACAGCAAGGCGAAGAGCCAGTTGCTCCGCAAACACAGCGCCCTGAGCCAGTTGTTGAAACTGCTCACGACGACTTTGACTGGAGTATTGACAAACGCAATGTCTCTACTTACAACAAAGAAGAAAGAGAAAAGTATGACAGTGTTTATGACAACACTTTTGTACAGATTAACGACGGCGAAATCATTAGAGGTACTGTAGTAGGTATCACTAAAACTGATGTTGTTGTAAACATTGGTTTCAAGTCTGATGGTCTTGTTTCTCTGAACGAATTCCGCGACACGCCAGGTCTTAAAACTGGTGATGAAGTAGAAGTTATGGTAGTTGAAAAGGAAGACAGGCAAGGTCACCTTCACCTTTCTCGTAAGTCTGCAAGAATCTTCCGTGCATGGGAGCGTATTGTGGAAGTACACAAGACTGGCGAGGTTATCACCGGTACTGTTACCAGCAAAACCAAAGGTGGATTGATTGTAGACGTGTTTGGAATGGAAACATTCTTACCAGGTTCTCAGATCGACGTGAAGCCTGTAACTGACTACGACCAGTTCGTTGGTAAAACAATGGAATTTAAAGTTGTGAAGATCAACGAAGCAATCAAAAACGCGGTTGTATCGCACAAAGCCCTTATCGAAAGCGACATCGAAGCACAGCGTGCAGAGATCATGTCGAAGCTGGAGAAAGGACAGGTATTGGAAGGTACTATCAAGAACATCACAGACTTTGGTGCATTTATGGACCTGGGTGGACTGGATGGTTTGTTGTACATCACCGATATCAGCTGGGGTCGTATCTCGCATCCAAGCGAGGTGTTGAAACTGGATCAAAGACTGAACGTGGTTGTACTAGATTTCGACGACGACAAGAAGCGTATCAGCCTTGGTTTGAAGCAACTTACTCCACACCCTTGGGATGTGCTGCCTGAAACAGTTACTGAAGGTCAGGTAGTAAAAGGTAAAGTTGTAAACATTGAAGATTATGGTGCTTTCCTTGAGATCATGCCAGGTGTTGAAGGTCTAGTTCACGTAAGTGAAATCACTTGGGCTAACACGCCAATTAATGCTAAGGAATTCTTCAAACTTGGAGATGAGTACGAAGCTAAGATTGTTACACTTGACAAAGACACTCGTAAAATGAGTCTTTCTATCAAGCAAATGAGCGACGATCCTTGGAGCACAATTGAAAATAAATTCCCTGAAGGAAGCAAGCACGAAGGTTTGGTGAAAAACATCACTCCATACGGTGTATTCGTAGAATTAGAGCCAGGTATTGGTGGTATGATCCACATCAGCGACCTAAGCTGGTTGAAGCGTTACAATCATCCGGGTGAATTCACTAAAGTTGGTGAGAAGATCGATATCATTATCATGGGTATTGATAAAGACAACCGCAAACTTCAGTTAGGACACAAACAACTCGAAGAAGATCCTTGGAATACTCTTGAAGATACTTTTGCTATCGGTTCACTTCACGAAGGAACGATCACACGCAAAGACGACAAGGGTGCTACAGTACAACTTCCTTACGGTCTTGAAGGATTCGCTCCTGCCCGTCATCTTGCAAAAGAAGATGGTAAGACAGTAGGTGCAGATGAGCATGCACAATTCATGGTGATCGAATTCGATCGTAATGAAAAGCGCATCGTTGTTAGCCACACCCGTATCTGGGAACAAGCTAAGAACGAAGAGTACCAGGCTGCTAAGAAAGAACAGCGCGCTGAGGCTGAGAAGACTCAGAAAGCTGTTAAGAACCTGCAGACTAAAGTTGAAAAAGCAACTTTGGGAGATCTTGGTGCACTGGCTTCTATCCGCGAGAAGTTGCAACAGGGTGAAGAAAATAAAGACGAACAGAAGTAA
- a CDS encoding beta-ketoacyl-ACP synthase III, which translates to MQHTLRAAITGVGGYVPEYRLTNKILETMVETNDEWIKSRTGIEERRILKGEGKGTSDLGAPAVLNLCEKRGIDPMEIDCLICCTVTPDMTFPATANIICDKIGAKNAFSFDLGAACSGFLYGVTMATTMIESGRYKKVVVVGADKMSSIIDYTDRTTCILFGDGAGAVLLEPNEEGLGIVDTVLKSDGSGAKYLHMKAGGSVKPATIETVQAREHYVYQEGQSVFKFAVVGMADAAYELITRNNVTGDDIAWLVPHQANKRIIDATANRMGIPSEKVMLNIHRYGNTTSGTIPLCLWEWESQLKKGDNLVLAAFGGGFTWGATLVKWAY; encoded by the coding sequence ATGCAGCATACACTAAGAGCAGCGATCACAGGTGTAGGAGGATATGTTCCCGAATACAGGCTCACGAATAAGATATTGGAAACGATGGTGGAAACCAACGACGAATGGATAAAATCAAGAACCGGGATTGAAGAACGAAGAATCCTGAAAGGAGAAGGCAAAGGCACATCCGACCTGGGAGCTCCGGCTGTATTGAACTTGTGTGAGAAGCGTGGGATTGATCCTATGGAGATCGATTGCCTTATATGCTGTACGGTTACGCCCGACATGACCTTCCCCGCAACGGCCAATATAATTTGCGATAAAATAGGTGCTAAAAATGCTTTCAGCTTCGACCTTGGTGCAGCATGCTCTGGGTTTTTATATGGCGTAACCATGGCAACTACCATGATAGAAAGCGGACGTTATAAGAAAGTAGTAGTAGTGGGTGCCGATAAGATGAGTTCGATTATAGACTATACCGACCGCACTACTTGTATTCTTTTTGGTGATGGCGCCGGAGCTGTTTTGCTGGAACCAAATGAAGAAGGACTTGGCATTGTTGACACGGTTTTGAAATCGGATGGCAGTGGCGCAAAGTACCTGCACATGAAAGCGGGTGGTTCAGTTAAGCCTGCCACCATAGAAACCGTACAGGCACGCGAACATTACGTTTACCAGGAAGGTCAGTCGGTTTTTAAATTTGCTGTAGTGGGAATGGCAGATGCCGCTTATGAACTGATAACAAGAAACAATGTAACAGGCGATGATATTGCATGGCTGGTTCCGCATCAGGCTAACAAGCGTATCATTGATGCAACCGCTAACCGCATGGGAATACCCAGCGAAAAGGTGATGCTGAATATTCACCGTTATGGCAACACTACATCAGGTACCATTCCTCTTTGTTTATGGGAATGGGAAAGCCAACTGAAAAAAGGTGACAACCTGGTATTGGCAGCTTTTGGTGGTGGATTCACCTGGGGAGCAACGCTGGTGAAGTGGGCTTATTAG
- the ruvA gene encoding Holliday junction branch migration protein RuvA — MIAFVRGNFAVKNPAQVIVDVNGVGYECHISLNTYSAISEKDNGQLYTYLHITENNQTLYAFADTIEKDLFKELISVSGVGAATARMMLSGMRPDEIVKAIVQSNARLLESIKGIGKKTAERLVLELKDKLAKQHNENKLLSVIQSPIETDALNALISLGIARPNAEQAIKKVLASSENLNVEELIKKALKNL; from the coding sequence GTGATAGCTTTTGTTAGAGGAAATTTTGCAGTGAAGAACCCGGCCCAGGTAATTGTAGATGTAAATGGGGTAGGGTATGAGTGCCATATAAGTCTAAATACTTATTCAGCTATCAGTGAAAAAGATAACGGGCAGCTTTATACTTATTTGCACATTACAGAAAACAACCAAACCCTGTACGCCTTTGCCGATACGATAGAAAAGGATCTTTTTAAAGAATTGATAAGTGTTTCAGGTGTAGGTGCAGCAACAGCCCGCATGATGTTGTCTGGAATGAGACCTGATGAGATAGTGAAAGCAATTGTGCAAAGCAACGCCAGGCTGTTAGAAAGTATCAAAGGAATAGGCAAGAAAACAGCTGAACGCCTTGTTTTAGAATTGAAAGACAAATTAGCGAAGCAGCATAATGAAAATAAACTTTTATCCGTTATACAGTCTCCAATAGAAACGGATGCTTTGAATGCCCTTATATCACTGGGAATAGCAAGACCTAATGCCGAACAGGCAATTAAGAAGGTGCTGGCATCTTCTGAAAACTTAAACGTTGAAGAACTTATTAAGAAAGCGCTTAAAAACCTATAG